In the Magnetospirillum sp. 15-1 genome, one interval contains:
- a CDS encoding ABC transporter permease — protein sequence MGVSARLLQSVLVLLLMSFVVYGLMGLMPGDPIDLMIAGDPRLTPDDAVRLKALYGLDQPWMERWLRWLGQFIQGELGYSRLYARPVAEAMAPALGNSALLMLSAMALSLSVAIPLGILASLRPGGPLDRLVNLLAFASVSVPVFWLGLMLIVVFAVGLGMLPAGGVETVGGGGLADRLRHMVLPVAALALAGIGQAARHMRAAMIGEAGADYIRTARAKGCGPTRVVLGHQLRNALLPITTIVALEFGGLFSGALITETVFAWPGMGRLIYEAVMGNDFNLALSGLLLATAMTLTGSILADMAYLRLDPRIGRK from the coding sequence GTGGGAGTGAGCGCCCGCCTGCTCCAGTCCGTCCTCGTCTTGTTGCTGATGTCCTTCGTGGTCTACGGCCTGATGGGTCTGATGCCCGGCGATCCCATCGACCTGATGATCGCCGGCGATCCCCGCCTGACCCCGGACGACGCGGTGCGGCTGAAGGCGCTCTATGGCCTCGACCAGCCGTGGATGGAACGCTGGCTGCGCTGGCTGGGGCAGTTCATCCAGGGAGAACTGGGCTATTCCCGCCTGTACGCCCGCCCGGTGGCAGAGGCCATGGCTCCGGCGCTGGGCAACAGCGCCCTGCTGATGCTGTCGGCCATGGCGCTCTCGCTGTCCGTCGCCATTCCGCTGGGCATCCTCGCCTCGCTCAGGCCCGGCGGTCCGCTCGACCGGCTGGTCAACCTGCTGGCCTTCGCCTCGGTGTCGGTGCCGGTATTCTGGCTGGGCCTGATGCTGATCGTGGTGTTCGCCGTCGGCCTGGGAATGCTGCCGGCCGGCGGAGTCGAGACCGTGGGCGGCGGCGGCCTTGCCGACCGCCTGCGTCACATGGTGCTGCCGGTGGCCGCCCTGGCCCTGGCCGGCATCGGGCAGGCGGCGCGGCACATGCGGGCCGCCATGATCGGCGAGGCCGGCGCCGATTACATCCGCACCGCCCGCGCCAAGGGGTGCGGCCCGACCCGCGTGGTGCTGGGCCATCAGTTGCGCAACGCCCTGCTGCCCATCACCACCATCGTGGCGCTGGAGTTCGGCGGGCTGTTCTCCGGCGCGCTGATCACCGAGACGGTGTTCGCCTGGCCCGGCATGGGCCGCCTGATCTACGAGGCGGTGATGGGCAACGACTTCAATCTGGCCCTGTCGGGGCTTCTGCTGGCCACCGCCATGACGCTGACCGGCTCCATCCTGGCCGACATGGCCTATCTGCGCCTCGATCCCCGGATCGGCCGGAAATGA
- a CDS encoding ammonium transporter produces the protein METTKTGADVLFILLGAVMVLAMHSGFAFLEVGTVRKKNQVNALVKILSDFAVSTIVYFFVGYSVAYGTSFLVGADVLIGKTGNAFAASGYDLVKFFFLATFAAAIPAIVSGGIAERAKFNTQLMATALLVGLVYPLFEGMVWGTRFGFQELMKGWFGVAFHDFAGSVVVHAVGGWIGLAAVLMLGTRLGRYRKDGRLVAFPPSNIPFLALGAWILSVGWFGFNVMSAQVIADISGLVAMNSLLAMVGGIVTSLVVGRNDPGFIHNGALAGLVAVCAGSDVMHPIGALATGGIAGGMFVWLFNLCQIKWKIDDVLGVWALHGMCGFMGGIACGVFGQQALGGLGGVSLGAQVLGTVIGAAIGLIGGLAVYGGLRATLGIRLSDEEEFAGADLSIHQIGAYPEDATTVHDDGLAMSVHSANKRRAAG, from the coding sequence ATGGAGACCACGAAAACAGGCGCCGATGTATTGTTCATCCTCTTGGGAGCGGTGATGGTTCTGGCCATGCATTCCGGCTTCGCCTTCCTGGAGGTCGGCACGGTCCGGAAAAAGAATCAGGTCAACGCACTGGTCAAGATCCTCTCGGACTTCGCGGTGTCGACCATCGTCTATTTCTTCGTGGGCTATTCCGTCGCCTACGGCACCAGCTTCCTGGTGGGCGCCGACGTGCTGATCGGCAAGACCGGCAACGCCTTCGCGGCCTCGGGCTACGATCTGGTCAAGTTCTTCTTCCTGGCCACCTTCGCCGCCGCCATCCCGGCCATCGTGTCGGGCGGCATCGCCGAGCGCGCCAAGTTCAACACCCAGCTGATGGCCACCGCCCTGCTGGTCGGGCTGGTCTACCCCCTGTTCGAGGGCATGGTGTGGGGGACCCGCTTCGGCTTCCAGGAGCTGATGAAGGGCTGGTTCGGCGTGGCCTTCCACGACTTCGCCGGCTCGGTGGTGGTGCATGCGGTGGGCGGCTGGATCGGCCTCGCCGCCGTGCTGATGCTGGGCACCCGCCTGGGGCGCTATCGCAAGGACGGCCGTCTGGTGGCCTTCCCGCCCTCCAATATCCCCTTCCTGGCGCTGGGCGCCTGGATTTTGTCGGTGGGCTGGTTCGGCTTCAACGTCATGAGCGCCCAGGTGATCGCCGACATTTCCGGTCTGGTCGCCATGAACTCGCTGCTAGCCATGGTGGGCGGCATCGTCACCAGTCTGGTGGTGGGCCGCAACGACCCCGGCTTCATCCATAACGGCGCCCTGGCCGGTCTGGTGGCCGTCTGCGCCGGTTCGGACGTTATGCATCCCATCGGCGCCCTGGCCACCGGCGGCATCGCCGGCGGCATGTTCGTCTGGCTGTTCAATCTGTGCCAGATCAAGTGGAAGATCGACGACGTGCTGGGCGTCTGGGCGCTGCACGGCATGTGCGGCTTCATGGGCGGCATCGCCTGCGGCGTGTTCGGCCAGCAGGCCCTGGGCGGCCTGGGCGGCGTCAGCTTGGGCGCGCAGGTGCTCGGCACGGTCATCGGCGCCGCCATCGGCCTGATCGGCGGCCTGGCGGTCTATGGCGGCCTCAGGGCGACCCTCGGCATCCGGCTGTCGGACGAGGAGGAATTCGCCGGAGCCGATCTTTCCATCCACCAGATCGGCGCCTATCCCGAGGACGCCACCACCGTGCACGACGACGGCCTCGCCATGTCGGTGCACTCGGCCAACAAGCGCCGGGCGGCCGGCTGA
- a CDS encoding peptide ABC transporter substrate-binding protein translates to MRKFLAPLIVSTMLAAPAWAKDELAIGITQFPATLNPSIESMLAKTYVLAFAHRPITAYDASWQLTCLLCEKLPTIENGLAKVETLEGGRKGIAATYALRADAKWADGTPVTTDDVVFSWEVGRHPQSGVAAAELFRRITRVEVKDSRTFTLHVDKVTFDYNAINDLHLLPAHIERKRFEGAPSEYRNRTAYDQDSTNPGLYNGPYRITSVVQGSHVVLEPNTYWGGTKPGFKRIVIKAIENTASLEANLLSGGVDMIAGELGLPLEQSLAFEKRHGARFNVITKPSLSYEHLDLNLSSSLLSEPKVRRALLLGLDRETISRQLFEGRQIVAESVVPPLDWVFAADLPKASFDPVRANQLLDEAGWMVGPGGVRVNHRRERLSLELVTTAGNRSRELIAQVMQAQWKKIGVELRIKTEPPRVMFGDTVTRRKFPHMALFAWYSAPESVPRSTLHSSMIPNAGNNWSGQNYPGYASPAMDQLLDSVEVELSKDKRKAIWRDIQALYAADLPALPLFFKSDSFILPKELKGVQPTGHQDPSPYWAENWRWE, encoded by the coding sequence ATGCGCAAATTCCTCGCCCCCCTGATCGTCTCGACCATGCTCGCCGCCCCGGCCTGGGCCAAGGACGAGCTCGCCATCGGCATCACCCAGTTTCCGGCGACGCTGAACCCGTCCATCGAGTCCATGCTGGCCAAGACCTATGTCCTGGCCTTCGCCCATCGTCCCATCACCGCCTACGATGCCTCGTGGCAGTTGACCTGCCTGCTGTGCGAGAAGCTGCCGACCATCGAGAACGGGCTGGCCAAGGTGGAAACGCTGGAGGGCGGCAGAAAGGGGATCGCCGCCACCTATGCACTGCGCGCCGACGCCAAATGGGCCGACGGCACGCCGGTGACCACCGACGACGTGGTGTTCAGTTGGGAGGTGGGCCGCCACCCCCAGTCGGGCGTGGCGGCGGCCGAACTGTTCCGCCGCATCACCCGGGTCGAGGTCAAGGATTCCCGCACCTTCACCCTGCATGTGGACAAGGTCACCTTCGACTACAACGCCATCAACGACCTGCACCTGCTGCCCGCTCATATCGAGCGCAAGCGCTTCGAAGGCGCCCCCTCCGAGTACCGCAACCGTACCGCCTACGACCAGGATTCCACCAATCCCGGCCTCTATAACGGCCCCTACCGCATCACCTCGGTGGTCCAGGGCAGTCATGTGGTGCTGGAGCCCAACACCTACTGGGGCGGGACAAAGCCGGGCTTCAAGCGCATCGTCATCAAGGCCATCGAGAATACCGCCTCGCTGGAGGCCAACCTGCTGTCGGGCGGCGTCGACATGATCGCCGGCGAGTTGGGCCTGCCGCTGGAGCAGAGCCTGGCCTTCGAGAAGCGCCATGGCGCCCGCTTCAACGTGATCACCAAGCCCAGCCTGAGCTACGAGCACCTGGACCTCAACCTGTCGTCGTCCCTGCTGTCCGAGCCCAAGGTACGCCGCGCCCTGCTGCTGGGCCTCGACCGCGAGACCATCTCGCGCCAGCTTTTCGAGGGCCGCCAGATCGTCGCCGAATCCGTGGTGCCGCCGCTCGACTGGGTCTTCGCCGCCGACCTGCCGAAAGCGAGCTTCGATCCGGTCCGCGCCAATCAATTGCTGGACGAGGCCGGGTGGATGGTCGGACCGGGCGGCGTCCGGGTCAATCACCGGCGCGAGCGCCTTTCCCTGGAACTGGTCACCACCGCCGGCAACCGTTCGCGCGAACTGATCGCCCAGGTGATGCAGGCCCAGTGGAAGAAGATCGGCGTCGAATTGCGGATCAAGACCGAGCCGCCCCGCGTGATGTTCGGCGACACGGTGACCCGGCGCAAATTCCCCCACATGGCGCTGTTCGCCTGGTACTCGGCGCCCGAGAGCGTGCCGCGCTCGACACTGCACTCCTCCATGATCCCCAATGCCGGCAACAACTGGTCGGGCCAGAACTACCCCGGCTATGCCAGCCCGGCCATGGACCAGTTGCTCGATTCCGTCGAGGTGGAACTGAGCAAGGACAAACGCAAGGCCATCTGGCGCGACATCCAGGCCCTTTACGCCGCCGATCTGCCGGCCCTGCCGCTGTTCTTCAAGTCGGATTCCTTCATCCTGCCCAAGGAATTGAAGGGGGTACAGCCCACCGGCCATCAGGACCCCTCCCCCTATTGGGCGGAGAACTGGCGGTGGGAGTGA
- a CDS encoding ATP-binding protein, whose amino-acid sequence MSTSRTGAKEHVLVVDDEPQILTAITDLLEDEFEVWTAHDGPSALETLKDHEMAVILSDQRMPGMSGAEFLGQARVLSDATRVLVTGYSDLDALVSAVNLGQIHAYLSKPWNPLELKVVVRTAADRWRLDRTLQQERTLLLALMNNIPDAIFIKDLQLKFSRVNQPQARLIGLAETSDLVGQTLAELLESDRAQAVEAEERAIIEQGASQLDKVEAVTDAAGDAQWYSVTKVPIRQGGEVVGLAGIARDITARKQAEDYLRRAHDELQQAVEERTRWLQKEISRRAKAEEQAQAAREAAEAASRAKTIFLANMSHELRTPLNAIIGFSELAHSIMGTDDVERYGGFLDNISESAHHLLRVISDILDVSRVEVGKVVLRESVVDVAEAVRAAMRLVSHVVSNKRQTLVFTPQDGLPMIRADERLMKQIVLNLLSNAAKFTPESGNIRVEAALVDGCVTVVVEDDGVGIAAEDIPMVLQPFGQAENAISPKHEGTGLGLPLAKGFMELHGGNLSLESRVGEGTRVVLTFPASSVVT is encoded by the coding sequence ATGAGCACTTCCCGGACGGGAGCGAAGGAGCACGTGCTGGTCGTCGATGACGAGCCGCAGATCCTCACGGCCATCACCGACCTGCTGGAAGACGAGTTCGAGGTGTGGACCGCCCATGACGGTCCCTCGGCGCTGGAGACCCTGAAGGATCACGAGATGGCGGTGATCCTGTCGGATCAGCGCATGCCGGGCATGAGCGGCGCCGAGTTCCTGGGGCAGGCGCGGGTGCTGTCCGACGCCACCCGCGTGCTGGTCACCGGATATTCCGACCTGGACGCCCTGGTCAGCGCCGTCAATCTTGGCCAGATTCACGCCTACCTGTCCAAGCCGTGGAACCCGCTGGAACTGAAGGTGGTGGTGCGCACCGCCGCCGACCGCTGGCGCCTGGACCGGACCCTGCAGCAGGAACGCACCCTGCTGCTGGCCCTGATGAACAATATTCCCGACGCCATCTTCATCAAGGACCTGCAGCTCAAGTTCTCGCGCGTCAACCAGCCGCAGGCCCGCCTGATCGGCCTGGCCGAGACCAGCGATCTGGTCGGCCAGACCCTGGCTGAACTTCTGGAGTCCGACCGGGCGCAGGCCGTCGAGGCCGAGGAGCGGGCCATCATCGAGCAGGGGGCGTCGCAACTGGACAAGGTGGAGGCGGTGACCGACGCCGCCGGCGATGCCCAGTGGTATTCGGTGACCAAGGTTCCCATCCGCCAGGGCGGCGAGGTGGTGGGACTGGCCGGCATCGCCCGCGACATCACGGCGCGCAAGCAGGCCGAGGACTATCTGCGCCGCGCCCACGACGAATTGCAGCAGGCGGTGGAGGAACGGACCCGCTGGCTGCAAAAGGAAATCAGCCGGCGCGCCAAGGCGGAGGAGCAGGCCCAGGCGGCCCGCGAGGCGGCCGAGGCGGCATCCCGGGCCAAGACCATCTTTCTGGCCAACATGAGCCACGAACTGCGCACGCCGCTCAACGCCATCATCGGCTTTTCCGAACTGGCCCACAGCATCATGGGGACCGACGACGTCGAGCGGTATGGCGGCTTTCTCGACAACATCTCTGAATCCGCCCACCACCTGCTGCGGGTGATCAGCGATATCCTCGACGTGTCCCGCGTCGAGGTGGGCAAGGTCGTCCTGCGCGAAAGCGTGGTGGACGTGGCCGAGGCGGTGCGCGCCGCCATGCGCCTCGTCAGCCACGTGGTTTCCAACAAGCGCCAGACCCTGGTCTTCACCCCCCAGGATGGCCTGCCCATGATCCGCGCCGACGAGCGGCTGATGAAGCAGATCGTTCTCAATCTGCTGTCCAACGCCGCCAAATTCACCCCCGAATCCGGCAATATCCGGGTCGAGGCCGCCCTGGTGGACGGCTGCGTCACCGTGGTGGTCGAGGATGACGGCGTCGGCATCGCCGCCGAGGACATCCCCATGGTGCTGCAGCCCTTCGGGCAGGCTGAAAACGCCATCAGCCCCAAGCACGAAGGCACCGGCCTCGGTCTGCCCCTGGCCAAGGGCTTCATGGAACTGCACGGCGGCAATCTCAGCCTGGAAAGCCGGGTGGGCGAGGGAACCCGCGTGGTGCTCACCTTCCCCGCCTCCAGCGTGGTGACCTGA
- a CDS encoding DUF4169 family protein, with protein MADIVNLNKARKARAKAEAEETARNNRVRFGRNRQEKEAASRETERQSRDLDGKRLDE; from the coding sequence GTGGCGGACATCGTCAATCTCAACAAGGCGCGCAAGGCGCGCGCCAAGGCCGAGGCCGAGGAGACTGCCCGGAACAACCGGGTGCGCTTCGGCCGCAATCGCCAGGAAAAGGAAGCGGCGAGCCGCGAGACCGAGCGGCAATCCCGTGACCTGGACGGCAAGAGGCTGGACGAATAG
- a CDS encoding ABC transporter permease, with amino-acid sequence MRSGAVILALLLAAILAAPWLLPAPDALDLIARFGPPSPEHPLGTDDLGRDIGARLAQGGVVSLSVAAVTALLAALIGTLVGLLAGYHGGKADALLMRLTDGVMSLPLLPLLIVLAAADPAKLGVPPGMTESEAFAVLRPAVIIACVAWTGVARLVRAATLSVRSRDFVRAAEALGARPARIMLRHILPNVASPIVVATTLSVGNIILIESALSFLGLGIRPPLASWGNMLTGAMDVVWSAPLLAFWPGAAIFVTVLGFNLLGDGLQKALDPKRLSD; translated from the coding sequence ATGAGGAGCGGCGCCGTCATCCTCGCCCTGCTGCTGGCCGCGATCCTGGCCGCTCCCTGGCTGCTGCCCGCTCCCGACGCCCTGGACCTCATCGCCCGCTTCGGCCCGCCGTCGCCCGAGCATCCGCTGGGGACCGACGATCTGGGCCGCGATATCGGCGCCCGCCTTGCCCAGGGCGGGGTGGTTTCCCTCAGCGTGGCGGCCGTCACCGCCCTGCTGGCGGCGTTGATCGGCACCCTGGTCGGCCTGCTGGCCGGCTATCACGGCGGCAAGGCCGACGCCCTGCTGATGCGCCTGACCGACGGGGTGATGTCGCTGCCCCTGCTGCCGCTGCTGATCGTGCTGGCCGCCGCCGACCCCGCCAAGCTGGGCGTGCCGCCCGGCATGACCGAGTCCGAGGCGTTCGCCGTGCTGCGCCCCGCCGTGATCATCGCCTGCGTCGCCTGGACCGGAGTGGCGCGGCTGGTCCGTGCCGCCACCCTGTCGGTGCGCTCGCGGGATTTCGTCAGGGCGGCCGAAGCACTGGGCGCCAGACCGGCGCGTATCATGCTTCGCCACATCCTGCCCAACGTCGCCTCGCCCATCGTGGTGGCCACCACGCTGTCGGTGGGCAACATCATCCTGATCGAAAGCGCCCTGTCCTTCCTGGGCCTCGGCATCCGCCCGCCCCTGGCGTCCTGGGGCAACATGCTGACCGGCGCCATGGATGTGGTATGGAGTGCCCCATTGCTGGCCTTCTGGCCGGGCGCCGCCATCTTCGTCACCGTGCTGGGCTTCAACCTGCTGGGCGACGGACTGCAGAAGGCGCTGGACCCCAAACGCCTCAGTGACTGA
- a CDS encoding universal stress protein, translating to MTYKDILVHVDDHPRARVRLELAAGLAARFQAHLITLNVRDQELLPSHLTAQFGGDLNQIRAAGDAEAARRVKAMVDAVDIGPGVTREWRDVTGPMAETVALHARYADLAVIGQAESGGDALRMADELIMAVGRPVLVVPFAGRFPTLGRRVMVAWNGGREATRAVHDALPLLSGAETVHVIAINPSHGMAGHGDIPGADICLHLSRHGVNAVCEHVASDDLNVGEMLLSRAADEDVDLLVMGGYGRSRLREMVLGGATRHMLDSMTVPVLFSH from the coding sequence ATGACGTACAAGGATATCCTGGTCCATGTGGACGATCACCCGCGCGCCCGGGTCCGTCTTGAACTGGCGGCCGGCCTTGCCGCCCGCTTCCAGGCCCATCTGATCACCCTCAACGTGCGGGATCAGGAATTGCTGCCCTCCCATCTCACCGCCCAGTTCGGCGGCGACCTCAACCAGATTCGCGCCGCCGGCGATGCCGAGGCGGCCCGGCGGGTCAAGGCCATGGTCGATGCCGTCGATATCGGGCCGGGCGTGACGCGGGAATGGCGCGATGTCACCGGCCCCATGGCCGAGACGGTGGCGCTGCACGCCCGCTACGCCGACCTGGCGGTCATCGGCCAGGCCGAGTCGGGCGGCGATGCGCTGCGCATGGCCGACGAACTGATCATGGCGGTGGGCCGTCCGGTGCTGGTGGTACCCTTCGCCGGGCGCTTTCCCACCCTGGGGCGCCGGGTGATGGTCGCCTGGAACGGCGGCCGCGAGGCCACCCGCGCCGTCCACGACGCCCTGCCGCTGCTGAGCGGGGCGGAGACGGTGCACGTCATCGCCATCAATCCCAGCCACGGCATGGCCGGGCACGGTGATATTCCCGGTGCCGACATCTGTCTGCACCTGTCGCGCCACGGGGTCAACGCGGTGTGCGAGCACGTGGCCTCGGACGACCTCAACGTGGGCGAGATGCTGCTGTCCCGTGCCGCCGACGAGGACGTCGACCTGTTGGTCATGGGCGGCTATGGCCGCTCCCGCCTGCGCGAGATGGTGCTGGGCGGCGCCACCCGGCACATGCTGGATTCCATGACCGTGCCGGTGCTGTTCAGTCACTGA
- a CDS encoding CYTH and CHAD domain-containing protein — protein MDGREIELKLALAPEEMARIAARPCLNTGRLADPVSKRLSSIYYDTPDFTLAAQGIAARIRRTGKGFVQTVKSAGTNVSGLFDRDEWEVPLAAADLDYGQLRLTGLAAFADESLTERLSPVFATEVERTILRLGGKDWEVEVALDRGTVEAGDRREEICEVELELVRGTPAHLFQLAARIMKEVAAHPLCLSKSERGYRLAAGKSSPVVKAKMPVLTSAMTVEEAFRAIARACLEHLMLNERCLLATEAGEAVHQMRVAMRRLRSAIKVFKSITAGPDLGRVKDDLRWLLAHLGPARDAEVFLSEIVDPVLAAHPDDTGLIALHTHWSKDRETKLAAAIAAVRSRRYAAMILNLGRWVETGDWLGPPGGPPPKRLAEPVAAFAARRVGKAVRSLLKEGGEALSRLPPEHQHAVRIRCKQVRYAGEFFAPLSPRKGTKLFLAELSELQDVLGQLNDIAVAGPKLSGRGAEAGSSRAAGVIAGWHQSRRTALLGDADKAWKRWRALPVPWDEK, from the coding sequence ATGGACGGCCGGGAAATCGAGTTGAAGCTGGCGCTGGCGCCCGAGGAGATGGCCCGAATCGCCGCGCGCCCCTGCCTGAACACCGGGCGGCTGGCCGACCCGGTGTCGAAGCGCCTGTCCTCCATTTATTACGACACGCCCGACTTCACCCTGGCCGCCCAGGGCATCGCCGCCCGGATACGGCGTACCGGCAAGGGCTTCGTCCAGACGGTGAAGTCCGCCGGCACCAATGTCTCGGGCCTGTTCGACCGCGACGAGTGGGAAGTACCGCTCGCCGCCGCCGATCTGGATTACGGGCAATTGCGTCTGACCGGCTTGGCCGCCTTTGCCGACGAGAGTCTGACCGAACGCCTGTCCCCCGTCTTCGCCACCGAGGTGGAGCGCACCATCCTGCGCCTGGGCGGCAAGGACTGGGAGGTGGAGGTGGCGCTCGACCGGGGCACGGTGGAGGCCGGCGACCGGCGGGAAGAAATCTGCGAGGTGGAGTTGGAGCTGGTGCGCGGCACGCCGGCCCATCTGTTCCAACTGGCGGCCCGCATCATGAAGGAGGTGGCGGCCCACCCGCTCTGCCTCAGCAAGTCGGAGCGGGGATACCGGCTGGCGGCGGGCAAGTCCTCGCCCGTGGTGAAGGCCAAGATGCCGGTCCTGACATCCGCCATGACGGTGGAGGAGGCCTTCCGCGCCATCGCCCGCGCCTGCCTCGAGCACCTGATGCTCAACGAGCGCTGCCTGCTGGCCACCGAGGCCGGCGAGGCCGTCCACCAGATGCGGGTGGCCATGCGCCGCCTGCGCTCGGCCATCAAGGTCTTCAAGAGCATCACCGCCGGCCCCGACCTCGGCCGGGTCAAAGACGACCTGCGCTGGCTGCTGGCCCATCTGGGGCCGGCCCGCGACGCCGAGGTGTTCCTGTCCGAGATCGTTGATCCGGTGCTGGCCGCCCATCCCGACGATACCGGCCTGATCGCCCTGCACACCCATTGGAGCAAGGATCGCGAGACCAAGCTGGCCGCCGCCATCGCCGCCGTGCGGTCGCGGCGCTACGCCGCCATGATCCTCAACCTGGGACGCTGGGTGGAAACCGGTGACTGGCTCGGCCCCCCCGGCGGTCCGCCGCCCAAGCGTCTGGCCGAGCCGGTGGCCGCCTTCGCCGCCCGCCGGGTGGGCAAGGCGGTGCGCAGCCTGCTGAAGGAGGGAGGCGAGGCTCTGTCGCGACTGCCGCCCGAGCATCAACACGCGGTGCGCATCCGTTGCAAGCAGGTCCGCTATGCCGGCGAATTCTTCGCCCCCCTGTCGCCGCGCAAGGGTACCAAGCTGTTCCTGGCGGAACTGTCGGAACTGCAAGATGTGCTGGGCCAGCTCAACGACATCGCCGTGGCCGGACCGAAACTGTCGGGGCGCGGCGCCGAGGCGGGCTCGTCACGCGCCGCCGGCGTGATCGCCGGCTGGCATCAGAGCCGCCGCACCGCCCTGCTCGGCGATGCCGACAAGGCGTGGAAGCGTTGGCGCGCCCTGCCGGTGCCCTGGGACGAAAAATAA
- a CDS encoding tetratricopeptide repeat protein → MKGLRRGVLAVSLAAVLAGCGVLNDPRGFTDAVMKSPLLDDDSSEKAMSALTRGEYSTAERLAIEALRRNPKDPYALYTAGMVYQATGRYDLARQYYEVIIANRPQVTLTTPSQGGPQVRSLIDVAQANLLVVDKLLGRTVAGSALRSGRGTDMTPQTFEPMVPQGVSRGAVAAEPLGEPGQAMPASMMSTRGATQAETNVATRFRTLRRLLDEGLITPEEHARRRNTNLGALLPYSSSLPPAQGLERPGPTEEQVVDRLRALGVALESRALSPAEHGAERLAILDALLPAEPRRVEMPILPPKDVMEAATAVGRVERLRAANLVSTEEAKREKAAVEKVLDSQLAKQPVSGTAAGLRQATANGNGAKSPSGGGTPGIGLGTAKTEDAARDTWTRIKAKFPEELASIDASFPKVDQGERGTRWRIVAGPMKSRSDAVKLCKVLKLHRQACEATSY, encoded by the coding sequence ATGAAAGGCTTGCGCAGGGGCGTCCTGGCCGTGTCGCTGGCGGCAGTGCTGGCGGGGTGCGGCGTGCTGAACGATCCGCGCGGCTTCACCGATGCCGTGATGAAGTCTCCCCTGCTCGACGACGATTCCAGCGAAAAGGCCATGAGCGCCCTGACCCGCGGCGAATACAGCACCGCCGAGCGTCTGGCCATCGAGGCGCTGCGGCGCAATCCCAAGGACCCCTACGCCCTCTATACCGCCGGCATGGTCTATCAGGCTACCGGCCGCTACGATCTGGCCCGGCAGTATTACGAGGTGATCATCGCCAACCGGCCGCAGGTGACCCTCACCACCCCGTCCCAGGGCGGGCCGCAGGTGCGCTCGCTGATCGACGTGGCCCAGGCCAACCTGCTGGTGGTGGACAAGTTGCTGGGCCGCACCGTGGCCGGCTCGGCGCTCCGTTCGGGGCGCGGCACCGACATGACGCCGCAGACCTTCGAGCCCATGGTGCCCCAGGGCGTTTCGCGCGGCGCGGTGGCCGCCGAGCCGCTGGGCGAGCCGGGGCAGGCCATGCCGGCCTCCATGATGTCGACGCGGGGCGCCACCCAGGCGGAAACCAACGTCGCCACCCGTTTCCGCACCCTGCGCCGCCTGCTGGACGAGGGGCTGATCACCCCCGAGGAGCATGCCCGGCGCCGCAATACCAATCTCGGCGCCCTGCTGCCCTATTCCTCCTCGCTGCCGCCGGCCCAGGGGCTGGAGCGTCCCGGCCCGACCGAGGAGCAGGTGGTGGACCGCCTGCGGGCCTTGGGCGTGGCGCTGGAAAGCCGCGCGTTGTCGCCGGCCGAGCACGGCGCCGAGCGTCTGGCCATCCTCGACGCCCTGCTGCCGGCCGAGCCGCGCAGGGTGGAGATGCCGATTCTGCCGCCCAAGGATGTGATGGAGGCGGCCACCGCCGTCGGCCGGGTCGAGCGCCTGCGCGCCGCCAATCTCGTCTCCACCGAGGAAGCCAAGCGCGAAAAGGCCGCCGTCGAGAAGGTGCTGGACAGCCAATTGGCCAAGCAACCGGTCTCGGGCACCGCCGCCGGGCTGCGCCAGGCAACGGCCAACGGCAACGGCGCCAAGTCCCCGTCGGGCGGCGGCACTCCCGGAATCGGTCTCGGCACCGCCAAGACCGAGGATGCGGCGCGTGATACCTGGACCAGGATCAAGGCCAAGTTCCCCGAGGAACTGGCAAGCATCGACGCCAGCTTCCCCAAGGTCGACCAGGGTGAGCGGGGCACCCGCTGGCGCATCGTCGCCGGCCCCATGAAGAGCCGTTCCGACGCGGTGAAGTTGTGCAAGGTGCTGAAACTGCACCGCCAGGCCTGCGAGGCGACCAGCTATTAA